Proteins encoded in a region of the Acetomicrobium sp. S15 = DSM 107314 genome:
- a CDS encoding SLC13 family permease — protein MFSTAALLSLVALAIVIIISCFREEWNPGLLGIFFALLVGTIWGGLSGSKVLGFWPTSLFMTLFGVTFLFGMAQENGTLDKLTISAVRLAKGNTALIPLIIFLIVLVLTTIGPGNIATVALIAPFAMAIAGRIGMKAFLMTLLVVGTANAAAFSPFAPTGIVSMEIVSKMAGDLGIEVGRIVPIEWKVYWNSLVAQCITNIAGFLLLGGLAWMRKARGTLNIDEIAPKPEPFDDKQRITVAIMAAYVILILLPLLPGASQVLPKWAIRLFSNVGSVAFLLSGILMLCGAANVRKSIARVPWFVLTLVCGVTVLVEVMDKTGGLNVLVELIGSISTPLTLHFWVALIAGIISAYSSSSGVVMPMFLPLVPGLMRSLGIMGTPGQVAYAVALISTVNVGAHMVDMSPLSTLGALCIACAPEHEDKSKLFRHLLIWGLSMSVVGGFVCMLFFGILGL, from the coding sequence ATGTTTTCTACAGCAGCGTTGCTTTCCTTAGTGGCTCTCGCGATCGTCATCATCATAAGCTGCTTCAGGGAGGAATGGAATCCGGGCCTTTTGGGAATTTTTTTCGCTCTCTTGGTGGGAACAATCTGGGGAGGTTTAAGCGGAAGCAAAGTCTTGGGGTTTTGGCCTACCTCGCTATTCATGACGCTCTTCGGCGTCACATTTCTCTTCGGTATGGCCCAAGAGAACGGCACGCTGGATAAGCTCACCATCAGCGCCGTGCGCCTGGCCAAGGGAAACACTGCACTCATTCCGCTCATAATCTTTCTGATCGTGTTGGTTCTAACCACAATCGGCCCCGGCAATATCGCCACCGTAGCCCTGATAGCCCCTTTTGCCATGGCCATCGCAGGGCGAATAGGCATGAAGGCTTTTCTGATGACGCTTTTAGTGGTAGGGACGGCTAACGCTGCCGCCTTTTCTCCCTTCGCTCCCACGGGAATTGTGTCTATGGAGATCGTATCGAAAATGGCAGGTGACTTAGGTATAGAGGTAGGGAGAATAGTTCCCATAGAATGGAAGGTCTACTGGAATTCTTTGGTAGCCCAATGTATTACCAACATCGCTGGCTTTTTGCTTTTGGGTGGTTTAGCCTGGATGCGGAAAGCGCGCGGGACACTAAACATCGACGAGATCGCCCCTAAACCGGAACCCTTCGACGACAAGCAGCGGATTACTGTGGCGATCATGGCGGCTTACGTGATTTTGATCCTTTTGCCGCTGCTGCCGGGAGCTTCACAAGTGCTCCCCAAATGGGCGATACGCCTATTCTCCAATGTAGGGTCTGTAGCCTTCTTGTTGTCGGGTATCTTGATGCTCTGTGGCGCCGCAAACGTAAGGAAGTCCATCGCTCGCGTGCCGTGGTTCGTCCTGACACTTGTCTGCGGCGTCACGGTGCTCGTCGAAGTCATGGACAAAACAGGAGGTCTAAACGTGCTGGTCGAGCTCATAGGCTCCATATCCACACCGTTGACCCTTCACTTCTGGGTGGCGCTGATAGCCGGCATCATCTCGGCCTACTCGAGCTCTTCTGGCGTGGTAATGCCCATGTTCTTACCTCTCGTGCCTGGGTTGATGCGAAGCCTCGGCATCATGGGCACGCCAGGGCAGGTGGCATACGCTGTCGCTTTGATCTCCACTGTGAACGTTGGCGCGCACATGGTGGATATGTCGCCCCTTTCGACTCTCGGGGCTCTCTGCATAGCTTGCGCACCGGAACATGAGGACAAATCCAAACTGTTCCGACATCTTTTGATCTGGGGGCTTTCCATGTCTGTAGTGGGCGGTTTTGTATGCATGCTCTTCTTCGGCATCTTGGGCCTATAA
- a CDS encoding sulfurtransferase TusA family protein: MADYEVSRVIDVRGEVCPVPDVETKRAIKGAKEGEILKVLVDYPLSVERIPESVKKLGSEVLEVRKNGGSDWEIYVKVKKQ; this comes from the coding sequence ATGGCAGATTACGAGGTGTCGAGGGTCATCGATGTGAGAGGCGAAGTGTGTCCTGTGCCGGACGTGGAGACGAAGAGGGCCATAAAGGGCGCAAAAGAAGGCGAGATCCTCAAGGTGCTCGTCGATTACCCGCTTTCGGTGGAGAGAATCCCTGAGAGCGTGAAGAAGCTGGGGAGCGAGGTTTTAGAAGTTAGAAAGAACGGCGGAAGCGACTGGGAGATCTACGTGAAGGTTAAAAAGCAATAG
- a CDS encoding YeeE/YedE family protein, whose amino-acid sequence MIFSGFLIGLIFGALLQRSRMCFNSAFRDVLLFKDNYLLKMALLAVAVQMVLVHLLAQMGLIALAPSGLNWVANIVGAYIFGLGMVLAGGCASGVTYRAGEGLTTAWFAAIFYGGTAYAMRNGGVFSGVWKWFQGFGVAPFQYFDQATGEGFSRLYLQKAGQTLPSVFGVNPWIVVVICVGLILWYVFGTQTSERESKIGLKMAAVLLGAVGAFAWYFSELVGRNYGMGITGGWSNIWSVWLSGKPFSWDGLSVFGIVVGAAISAVMAKEFKLRMPRNPITYVQVMGGGIVMGFGATIAGG is encoded by the coding sequence ATGATCTTCAGCGGTTTTTTGATTGGCCTGATATTCGGGGCGCTCTTACAGAGGAGCAGGATGTGTTTCAATTCGGCCTTCAGGGATGTGTTGCTATTCAAAGATAACTACCTTCTAAAAATGGCCTTGCTCGCCGTGGCCGTCCAGATGGTCTTAGTGCATTTGCTGGCCCAGATGGGCTTGATCGCGCTTGCGCCTTCTGGCCTCAACTGGGTTGCGAACATAGTCGGTGCGTATATCTTTGGCCTTGGCATGGTTTTGGCAGGAGGATGTGCCAGCGGCGTGACCTATAGAGCCGGAGAAGGTCTTACAACCGCGTGGTTCGCCGCCATCTTTTACGGCGGGACGGCTTATGCCATGAGGAACGGTGGGGTATTCAGCGGCGTATGGAAATGGTTCCAAGGGTTCGGCGTTGCGCCATTTCAGTATTTTGATCAAGCCACAGGAGAAGGATTTTCAAGGCTGTATCTGCAGAAAGCCGGGCAAACGCTGCCCTCCGTCTTTGGCGTCAACCCGTGGATCGTTGTGGTCATATGCGTGGGCCTGATCCTCTGGTATGTCTTCGGCACGCAGACCAGCGAGAGGGAGTCGAAAATAGGGTTAAAAATGGCCGCCGTGCTGTTGGGCGCCGTAGGGGCTTTTGCCTGGTATTTCAGTGAACTGGTCGGAAGAAACTACGGGATGGGTATCACGGGAGGATGGTCTAACATATGGAGCGTCTGGCTTTCGGGTAAACCCTTCAGCTGGGATGGGTTGAGTGTCTTCGGCATCGTGGTGGGCGCTGCGATATCCGCCGTTATGGCGAAGGAATTTAAGCTCAGGATGCCGAGAAACCCCATCACATACGTGCAAGTCATGGGCGGTGGCATCGTCATGGGTTTCGGTGCCACCATAGCTGGCGGGTGA
- a CDS encoding DsrE/DsrF/TusD sulfur relay family protein, which produces MKIAIQVMTPPYSYQDMDSAIKIAEAALNKGHEVAIFLFADAVNAANSRVKPIRIDRNIPKKLEELIKEKGLRVDICGLCMEYRGLTEEAIIEGARPSGLPELAKLIAESDRFLSFPA; this is translated from the coding sequence ATGAAGATAGCCATACAGGTAATGACTCCGCCCTACTCTTACCAAGATATGGACAGCGCGATAAAGATCGCCGAGGCAGCCCTCAACAAGGGACATGAGGTGGCGATATTCCTCTTTGCCGACGCAGTAAATGCTGCCAACTCGCGCGTCAAGCCGATCAGAATTGACAGGAATATTCCGAAAAAGTTAGAGGAGCTCATAAAGGAGAAGGGCTTGAGGGTTGACATTTGCGGGCTTTGTATGGAGTATAGGGGGCTTACGGAAGAGGCGATTATAGAGGGGGCGCGCCCCAGCGGGTTGCCTGAGCTGGCCAAGCTGATCGCCGAAAGCGACAGGTTCTTGAGCTTTCCTGCATGA
- a CDS encoding DsrE family protein has product MSKKVLFVVYQSPVGSIWVNEAFRTAFGMYGEDVEPSILLMSEGVVALARECKPEKLGLLSVKMVQRYVKRYGTPVYAVGEDLDTYGVRDVDEGFSAQIIRKDELPELFRQHDYVIFM; this is encoded by the coding sequence ATGTCCAAGAAGGTGCTCTTTGTGGTTTATCAGTCCCCCGTGGGCTCTATATGGGTCAACGAGGCGTTTCGCACGGCTTTCGGCATGTATGGCGAGGATGTGGAGCCATCGATCCTGCTCATGAGTGAGGGCGTAGTCGCGTTGGCTCGCGAGTGTAAGCCAGAGAAATTGGGCTTGCTTTCGGTGAAGATGGTGCAGCGCTATGTCAAGCGTTACGGCACGCCCGTATATGCCGTCGGGGAAGATCTCGATACTTACGGCGTGAGGGATGTGGATGAGGGGTTTTCGGCCCAGATTATCAGAAAAGACGAACTCCCCGAGCTCTTCCGTCAACACGATTACGTGATATTCATGTGA
- the tusB gene encoding sulfurtransferase complex subunit TusB: MALILIKYGPDHPAEGVKLSSAREGDCAVLVQNGVYWAACDALKDAKCPVYAIKDDFLARGYEEEQLDIELIDYDALVELIERNEGFLG, translated from the coding sequence ATGGCTCTTATTTTGATAAAATACGGCCCAGATCATCCGGCGGAAGGGGTAAAGCTTTCGAGTGCAAGGGAGGGAGATTGTGCGGTACTCGTCCAAAACGGCGTCTATTGGGCTGCCTGTGATGCCTTGAAAGACGCAAAATGTCCGGTCTACGCCATAAAGGACGACTTCCTTGCCAGGGGTTATGAGGAAGAACAACTCGATATCGAGCTTATAGACTACGATGCTTTAGTCGAGCTGATTGAGAGAAACGAAGGGTTCCTGGGTTAG
- a CDS encoding methyl-accepting chemotaxis protein — MSFFGSLRLRSRLFLLVLLLVAINAATGWYLITALKGQGKAIEELYGGGMEISKAAEVNVGASGLLTSMYSTFNSPEVIWSGQALIMESMLQNLERAISGYEEITVIEGNKARWDETAKTFAEWSAGVKEVIELFRNEAPREEVSKKIGGIYLSTNALSQRLGEIFSFSQIGLDTISNNATSRLNEAIKTSTIAMAIAAAVALVLGFLVASSITKPLKKLVTSVQNIAEELDLTVRGNSKSRDETGDVSRSLDHLLERFSEALKEVSGVSLRVAESAENFSASSEETSANLQEVKSSAEAMAAQVENLAAGVEEINASVEEVAAGAQSAAQRSQEVTEEVERARGAGEDGIRAVQNAVAASVNVADGALKASNVVSELAERAKQIQSFVDVIGSIADQTNLLALNAAIEAARAGEHGRGFAVVAEEVRKLAEASNEAALKIADLAQTIVADLGEVVDVTKENARMADGAKAQAQEAETAISRIMEALRSITAAAQDMAALAEEQAASSEEIASTVQNMAERTQDVASAVDSVHRSIEEVAQASRHIAEGSSELADLAGKLQELVRQFKIEKEEEKTTEKTTAEAGLVPVS; from the coding sequence GTGTCTTTTTTTGGATCGCTCAGGCTCAGAAGCAGGTTATTCCTTTTGGTGCTGTTGCTTGTGGCCATCAACGCGGCCACGGGGTGGTATCTTATAACTGCCTTGAAAGGGCAAGGGAAAGCCATTGAAGAGCTTTATGGCGGGGGAATGGAAATAAGCAAGGCTGCTGAGGTCAATGTCGGCGCTTCTGGTCTGTTGACCTCCATGTACAGCACTTTTAACAGCCCGGAGGTGATATGGTCGGGCCAGGCGCTCATCATGGAGTCGATGCTGCAGAACCTCGAAAGGGCTATAAGTGGCTACGAAGAGATCACCGTGATCGAGGGCAATAAGGCGAGATGGGATGAAACGGCTAAAACATTCGCCGAATGGAGTGCCGGCGTCAAAGAAGTAATTGAGCTTTTCCGCAACGAAGCGCCGAGGGAAGAGGTTTCGAAAAAAATTGGTGGCATTTACCTCTCCACCAACGCCCTATCGCAGAGACTGGGCGAGATATTTTCCTTCTCTCAGATCGGCCTCGATACGATCTCCAACAACGCAACCTCTCGCCTGAACGAGGCGATAAAGACTTCTACCATCGCTATGGCCATCGCCGCCGCCGTCGCGCTGGTCCTTGGATTCTTGGTGGCCAGCTCCATAACTAAACCTTTGAAAAAACTCGTAACAAGCGTCCAAAACATAGCGGAAGAGTTGGATCTCACAGTTAGAGGCAATTCCAAAAGCAGGGATGAGACGGGCGACGTGAGCCGCTCTCTCGATCATCTCCTCGAGCGCTTCTCCGAAGCTCTGAAGGAGGTCTCCGGCGTTAGCCTGAGAGTGGCGGAGTCGGCTGAAAACTTCTCGGCCTCGAGCGAGGAGACGAGCGCCAACCTTCAAGAGGTCAAATCGAGCGCGGAGGCTATGGCCGCTCAGGTGGAAAACTTGGCCGCTGGGGTGGAGGAGATAAATGCCTCTGTGGAGGAGGTGGCCGCTGGGGCTCAGTCGGCTGCCCAGAGGAGTCAAGAAGTGACCGAGGAAGTAGAGAGGGCTCGAGGGGCAGGGGAGGATGGAATAAGGGCTGTTCAGAACGCCGTCGCTGCCTCTGTAAATGTGGCAGACGGAGCACTCAAGGCCTCGAATGTTGTGAGTGAACTCGCTGAGAGGGCCAAGCAGATTCAATCGTTTGTGGATGTTATAGGTTCTATAGCGGATCAAACTAACTTGCTCGCCCTGAACGCTGCCATAGAAGCAGCTCGTGCCGGCGAACACGGCAGGGGTTTTGCCGTGGTAGCGGAAGAGGTGAGAAAACTTGCCGAGGCGAGCAATGAGGCTGCCCTGAAGATCGCCGATCTCGCTCAAACGATAGTGGCAGACCTTGGCGAAGTCGTCGACGTCACTAAGGAGAACGCACGGATGGCCGATGGCGCCAAAGCTCAAGCTCAAGAGGCTGAAACTGCAATAAGCCGGATTATGGAGGCGCTGAGATCCATCACTGCCGCTGCTCAAGACATGGCTGCGCTGGCCGAAGAACAGGCTGCCTCGAGCGAGGAGATAGCCAGCACCGTTCAAAACATGGCAGAACGGACTCAGGACGTCGCCAGCGCCGTAGACAGTGTTCACAGGAGCATCGAAGAGGTTGCCCAGGCATCCAGGCATATCGCCGAAGGCTCCTCTGAGCTCGCAGATCTGGCCGGAAAGCTTCAGGAACTCGTGAGGCAATTCAAGATTGAGAAGGAAGAAGAGAAGACAACAGAAAAAACCACAGCGGAGGCTGGACTCGTGCCGGTGAGTTAA
- a CDS encoding PDZ domain-containing protein, translating to MALVWKAARLLVVALMGCLFSTAAWADVGWSTRVAGLLVELAKGDKAYKVVIRNGSPDDVRTVIKEAMEKHDFALDREEEEVLLFTKKYGLSRYDVVYRISSVRDGTEVIVAESMPRSIVFFDPGILGRTYRNPTYLKPILDSVKDRFDRSEPQLPKTGIFLGGSDAGGYVISSVAQGSPADEAGLKAGDLVTEVDGVPLADLAIDAARFLAEDGLGKPSILLTVHSQGESRVVRLYMKEPAQVTP from the coding sequence ATGGCTTTGGTTTGGAAAGCAGCCAGACTGCTCGTTGTGGCGCTGATGGGGTGTTTGTTTTCTACGGCTGCCTGGGCTGATGTGGGGTGGTCAACCAGGGTAGCGGGGTTGTTAGTAGAACTCGCCAAGGGAGACAAAGCTTACAAGGTGGTCATAAGGAATGGCTCGCCTGATGATGTGCGTACGGTCATAAAAGAAGCAATGGAGAAGCACGACTTTGCTCTTGACCGAGAGGAGGAAGAAGTGCTCCTCTTTACAAAAAAATACGGCCTCTCTCGCTATGACGTAGTTTATCGTATCAGCAGCGTTAGAGATGGCACAGAGGTGATCGTGGCTGAAAGTATGCCGAGGAGCATCGTCTTTTTTGATCCTGGCATATTGGGGCGTACATATCGCAACCCAACTTACCTCAAGCCTATCCTGGATTCGGTAAAAGATCGTTTCGACAGGAGCGAACCCCAACTGCCGAAGACGGGGATCTTTTTGGGAGGTTCCGATGCAGGCGGTTATGTTATATCTTCTGTGGCGCAAGGAAGTCCGGCGGATGAGGCAGGTCTAAAAGCCGGAGATTTGGTGACGGAAGTAGACGGTGTGCCCTTAGCGGACCTCGCGATCGATGCGGCGAGGTTTCTGGCAGAAGACGGGCTGGGGAAACCTTCGATCCTCCTTACGGTTCATAGCCAGGGAGAGAGCCGCGTAGTGCGGTTGTATATGAAAGAACCCGCACAGGTTACTCCGTGA
- a CDS encoding uracil-DNA glycosylase: protein MGNDKKALEELAQEVRNCHRCILSERRFCAVPGEGNDRAFLMIVGQAPGEGEDMVGRPFIGPSGHLLRYFMEAAGLSFGDTYRTNLLKCMIPRYSRPKWSSVCACLPFLEREIALISPRVILTLGKFPAKVIFKLHGLPVPPENRAIPALFGKPYEAQGKVIFPMPHPASIIYNHSLLPDTMEGFRALGRFLQENLTE, encoded by the coding sequence ATGGGAAATGACAAAAAAGCGCTCGAAGAATTGGCTCAGGAAGTGAGGAACTGCCATCGCTGCATTTTGAGCGAGCGTCGTTTTTGTGCGGTGCCAGGGGAAGGCAACGACCGCGCTTTCCTTATGATAGTGGGGCAAGCTCCTGGCGAAGGCGAGGACATGGTAGGCCGTCCCTTCATCGGACCATCGGGCCACCTTTTGCGTTATTTTATGGAAGCAGCGGGTCTCTCGTTTGGCGATACATACCGTACAAACCTTTTGAAGTGCATGATCCCTCGCTACAGCCGCCCCAAATGGAGTTCTGTTTGCGCCTGTCTTCCCTTCCTCGAACGAGAAATAGCGCTCATATCTCCGAGGGTGATCCTAACATTGGGGAAGTTTCCCGCGAAAGTGATCTTCAAATTGCACGGCCTGCCGGTTCCGCCGGAAAATCGCGCCATACCGGCTCTTTTCGGCAAGCCTTACGAGGCACAGGGTAAGGTCATATTCCCAATGCCTCACCCGGCCTCGATCATATACAATCACTCACTCCTCCCCGATACCATGGAAGGCTTTCGCGCCCTCGGGCGTTTCCTACAAGAAAACCTCACGGAGTAA
- the hutH gene encoding histidine ammonia-lyase, whose amino-acid sequence MHIIWLNGHSLTIEDIVRVARNGYGVALDPSARAFVPRGSSMVEKWADAGETIYGITTGFGDLASTSISPELSEKLQENLLKSHSCGVGEPFPEEIVRAAMLLRINTLTRGYSGIRLKTLDQMVAYLNEGIHPVIPSQGSVGSSGDLCPLSHLAITLLGLGEVFYRGRRVPTLRALKEAGLKPLDGLGPKEGLALNNGTAMTTAVSALSLYDALELAKAVDVAAALSLEALHGVPDAFDPRIHELRPHIGQKLVASNIRRLIEGSEIVEAYRDKRVQDAYSLRCIPQVHGASRDAMDFVRQKIEIEINSVTDNPLIFPAEGEVLSGGNFHAQPIALAMDFLGIAVAELADISERRVARLVDHKLSGLPRFLIKNSGLNSGLMIPQYTCAALVSENKVLAHPASVDSIPTSANQEDHVSMGAYAARKARTIVENAQKVAAIEFLVAAQALDFSAPLKPGKGTGAAYRRIRDEVPFLEEDVILYPLIDVVLKLLCSGEVVAFAEGVIGELD is encoded by the coding sequence ATGCATATTATATGGCTCAATGGGCATTCCCTCACCATCGAGGATATCGTGCGCGTAGCCAGAAATGGCTACGGCGTTGCCCTGGATCCCTCTGCCAGAGCCTTCGTGCCGAGAGGCTCGTCTATGGTGGAGAAGTGGGCTGACGCTGGAGAAACGATTTACGGCATCACCACCGGCTTCGGCGACCTGGCGTCTACGTCTATCTCTCCCGAACTGAGCGAAAAACTCCAAGAAAACCTCCTGAAAAGCCATTCCTGCGGAGTGGGAGAACCGTTTCCCGAGGAGATCGTCAGGGCTGCAATGCTGCTTCGCATCAACACTCTCACGAGAGGTTATTCGGGCATCAGGCTGAAGACATTAGATCAAATGGTCGCCTATCTCAACGAAGGGATTCACCCCGTAATTCCGTCGCAGGGCTCCGTCGGTTCGAGCGGCGACCTTTGCCCGCTTTCGCATCTGGCCATCACCCTTCTTGGACTGGGAGAGGTCTTCTATCGAGGGAGGAGGGTTCCCACGCTTCGAGCTCTCAAAGAGGCTGGGCTTAAACCCCTCGACGGGCTCGGCCCTAAGGAGGGCTTGGCCTTAAACAACGGCACTGCCATGACGACAGCCGTTTCGGCCCTGTCTCTTTACGATGCCCTCGAGCTTGCCAAGGCCGTGGACGTAGCGGCGGCACTCTCTTTGGAAGCGCTTCACGGCGTGCCAGATGCCTTCGATCCCCGCATTCATGAGCTTCGCCCGCACATAGGGCAGAAGTTGGTGGCATCCAACATACGAAGGCTAATCGAGGGGAGCGAAATCGTCGAAGCCTACAGAGACAAAAGGGTGCAGGACGCCTACTCGTTGCGCTGTATTCCTCAAGTCCACGGAGCCAGCCGCGACGCGATGGATTTTGTGCGTCAAAAGATAGAGATCGAAATCAACTCCGTGACAGATAATCCTCTCATATTCCCAGCCGAGGGCGAGGTTTTAAGCGGCGGAAATTTTCACGCCCAACCCATCGCGTTGGCCATGGACTTTCTCGGGATTGCCGTCGCCGAACTTGCGGATATCTCCGAAAGGCGCGTCGCCAGGTTGGTCGACCATAAACTTTCAGGGCTTCCGCGCTTCCTCATAAAAAACAGCGGACTGAACAGCGGCCTCATGATCCCCCAATATACCTGTGCGGCATTGGTTTCGGAGAACAAGGTCCTCGCACACCCCGCCTCTGTCGATTCCATACCGACGTCGGCCAACCAAGAAGATCATGTTTCTATGGGGGCCTATGCCGCCCGCAAGGCCAGGACCATTGTAGAGAATGCCCAAAAAGTGGCGGCTATAGAATTTCTGGTCGCAGCGCAGGCTTTGGACTTCAGTGCGCCACTTAAACCCGGTAAGGGCACCGGAGCCGCTTATCGCCGCATAAGAGATGAAGTCCCGTTTTTGGAGGAGGACGTTATCCTTTATCCTTTGATCGATGTGGTCTTGAAGCTGCTATGCTCTGGTGAGGTTGTAGCATTTGCAGAAGGGGTCATTGGAGAGCTCGACTGA
- a CDS encoding type 1 glutamine amidotransferase domain-containing protein, with protein MSRLSGKRFLQFVEDEYEDLELWYPKIRLTEEGAQVVTVGPEKGRVYRGKNGYPCKADSSFDEVGAGDFDGLLIPGGYAPDKIRRYPKALELTKEFHKAGKIVAFICHAGWVPISAGILKGAKATSFSAIKDDMVNAGVNWVDEPVVVDKNLISSRTPADLPHFCKAIIEAASSN; from the coding sequence ATGTCTCGTTTATCGGGAAAGCGCTTTCTGCAATTTGTAGAGGACGAATATGAGGACCTCGAGCTATGGTATCCCAAAATTCGCCTCACTGAAGAGGGGGCTCAAGTCGTAACAGTCGGACCGGAAAAAGGGCGAGTCTACCGAGGCAAAAACGGTTACCCGTGCAAGGCTGACTCTTCGTTCGACGAGGTAGGAGCCGGAGATTTCGACGGTCTGCTGATCCCGGGAGGTTATGCTCCCGACAAAATCAGAAGGTACCCCAAGGCTTTGGAACTCACCAAAGAATTCCATAAGGCCGGTAAAATCGTCGCCTTCATCTGCCACGCAGGATGGGTGCCCATCTCGGCCGGCATACTGAAAGGTGCTAAGGCCACATCGTTTTCCGCGATAAAAGATGACATGGTAAACGCGGGGGTAAATTGGGTGGATGAACCCGTCGTCGTGGACAAAAACCTCATAAGCAGCCGTACGCCTGCCGATTTGCCTCATTTCTGCAAGGCCATAATCGAGGCAGCTTCAAGCAACTAA
- the lysX gene encoding lysine biosynthesis protein LysX: protein MAESAQSVNLMGEANGAFPLRIIYSRLRTEEKMLFQAADRLGIPYVAEDIRTKRWPDLGGYPGEVVICRCVSHTQNVALAQLLESKGVRTINNSSIMLLCGDKIATAARLDAACIPQPEYRVAFSPEGAVEAAEELGYPVVFKPSVGSWGRLLAKVNDRDAAEALVEHKSYLGPHHQVFFLQRYVEKNGYDLRVTVVGGKPVTAIKRCSSHWITNTARGAQAVRYPLEEDRELVSLLQRLYKAIPGDFLAVDLFRMDGRWVINEVNGQPEFRSSTISTTGVDLAALMMQYAWSLVPEEALLVGQG, encoded by the coding sequence ATGGCAGAGTCTGCCCAAAGCGTCAATCTCATGGGGGAAGCTAATGGAGCGTTTCCCTTGCGCATCATCTATTCTCGCCTGCGCACGGAGGAAAAGATGCTCTTTCAAGCGGCCGATAGACTGGGGATACCGTATGTGGCAGAAGACATCCGCACAAAGAGATGGCCCGACTTGGGCGGCTATCCCGGCGAGGTTGTCATCTGCCGCTGTGTGAGTCATACACAAAATGTCGCGTTGGCCCAACTCTTGGAGTCTAAGGGCGTGCGCACGATCAACAATTCTTCGATAATGCTTCTATGCGGCGATAAGATTGCCACGGCGGCGCGCTTGGACGCGGCCTGTATACCTCAACCTGAATACCGTGTAGCTTTTTCCCCGGAAGGGGCAGTCGAAGCCGCGGAGGAGCTCGGATACCCTGTAGTCTTTAAGCCTTCGGTGGGGAGCTGGGGCAGACTTTTAGCGAAGGTGAATGACCGCGACGCCGCTGAAGCCTTGGTAGAGCACAAGAGCTACCTTGGGCCTCATCATCAGGTCTTTTTCTTGCAACGTTATGTGGAGAAAAATGGCTATGACCTGCGGGTTACCGTGGTCGGCGGAAAGCCCGTTACGGCCATAAAACGATGTAGCAGCCACTGGATAACCAACACCGCCCGCGGGGCCCAAGCTGTGAGGTATCCCTTAGAGGAAGATCGGGAATTGGTCTCCCTTTTGCAGCGACTTTATAAAGCCATCCCAGGCGACTTTTTGGCCGTAGATCTATTTAGGATGGATGGACGATGGGTTATAAACGAGGTCAACGGCCAGCCGGAGTTTCGAAGTTCTACGATCAGCACCACGGGGGTTGATTTGGCGGCCTTGATGATGCAATACGCCTGGTCGCTTGTCCCCGAGGAAGCGCTCCTCGTTGGTCAGGGTTAG